From Methyloterricola oryzae, the proteins below share one genomic window:
- a CDS encoding PAS domain S-box protein yields MVPVSSQILPMTGQGRLEPESPRHFLQLLTGFGIACALTAELGDLLSIAATFTSFRPAAGLLWAALICFPVRRWPTLIVTALIAILAVRSGLHGVALGWESGFFMFDALGAVAGASLLRLRSVERFVFDSLKGVIQFAAVSVLVTFALTAPLAAALLHIAQAAPFPETWLRLGLADWSGIWFTAPWALSLVSNWQAARSSRLLRQPVEAVCLVASLSLTAYGLYFGKFGWLSMNFVLMLWLLWAAVRFGTEGVTLAAMIMAAFAARSVALGVGPFVLPGSSLEDAELRVLLYPGVASLVFQSMAGILAERGRALAALREWNANLDRLASERALQLESALAAMSDAVCIFDADGRVAHCNDAFLQFHGFCHRSQAGTTLTDYTDLLEARTPQETVLPSDDWPAARALRGESGFDEELQVTRKGSGESWFASFNFAPIRGKGGEIAGAVLTGRDVSERRRRVQALRKLSLAVEQSSNSVIITDLAGHIEFVNETFVRNSGYTREEALGKTPSLVNSGLTPPETFAAMWESLRQGRVWTGEFTNRAKDGRIYTDAVSVWPLRQPDGRITHYVAEQIDITRQKLERAELEIYRQGLEKLVEERTAALQTALHDLEASEENARRVMEWVSAIILIADHAGRFVYANPAGLLALGYSLDELHGMQIAELVGDGDRPELYAYLAAMERGENQVRTWTLKHKDGREIPFQLNTQQLPDSRYIAIGYDRSRELAAELQLRLAASVFENSCEGILITDAEGTIIDVNQAFVSLTGYSRYEAIGQNARLLSSGRHDKAFFSAMRESCRERGYWVGELWNRCKDGRVVRHMMTISAVQEAGHISRLIGLFTDITEKAEAELRLQQSEERLRLTTESLGIGLWYWKPRDGVLEGNKRCWRLFGHDAGWRPRFKDILKAIHPKDRRQVGRELLQSTRSARTFNQEFRVLRSNGTVVWLSAMGTTYCNSLGPEIQMMGICMDISGRKSAEILLKTQHESLEASDRQKDAFIAMLSHEIRNPLAAINNAMAVLRRSAKQDPTVQWTEHTVTGQLQQLNRLVGDLLDVSRIAQGKLEFKRSRFAASELMQQAVAISQPVIDRLGQRLHIHAVIEGLYLEGDMARLVQVFDNLLQNAAKYTPAHGEIWVRAEAVEGEFVLSVRDSGIGIEAELLPRIFEPFVQGKHLPDHADSGMGIGLALAKRLVQLHGGSIRAESPGPGQGSTVTVHLPLAGQRTTPRRQPALVTPCPTEESRALKVLVVDDIPSVADSFGMLLELIGHQVRIANSGGEAVQRVQESRPDVVFLDIGLPDMTGFDAFSRIRELPGGADLPVVALTGFGQAQDLKRTAEAGFFGHLVKPADPDEVEALLRGLGGKPLEEFEKM; encoded by the coding sequence ATGGTTCCGGTTTCTAGCCAGATACTGCCGATGACGGGCCAGGGGCGTTTGGAGCCCGAGTCGCCGCGCCATTTCCTCCAGCTCCTGACGGGATTCGGCATCGCCTGCGCGCTGACGGCGGAGCTGGGCGACCTGCTTTCGATTGCGGCCACCTTCACTTCGTTCAGGCCGGCGGCGGGGCTCCTGTGGGCAGCGCTGATCTGCTTCCCGGTTCGGCGCTGGCCGACACTCATCGTCACGGCTCTCATAGCCATCCTTGCCGTCCGTTCCGGCTTGCACGGGGTGGCCTTGGGCTGGGAGTCCGGCTTTTTCATGTTCGACGCCCTGGGCGCCGTCGCCGGGGCGTCTCTTTTGCGGCTGCGCAGCGTCGAGCGCTTCGTTTTCGACAGCCTGAAGGGTGTCATCCAATTCGCGGCTGTATCCGTGCTGGTTACCTTTGCCCTGACCGCCCCGCTCGCGGCGGCCTTGCTGCACATCGCTCAGGCCGCGCCGTTCCCTGAAACCTGGCTGCGACTCGGCCTGGCGGATTGGTCGGGAATCTGGTTCACGGCGCCCTGGGCCCTATCGCTTGTCTCCAACTGGCAGGCTGCGCGTTCCAGCCGGCTTTTGCGCCAACCGGTGGAGGCCGTCTGTCTGGTGGCATCCCTGAGCCTGACGGCCTATGGCCTGTACTTCGGAAAGTTCGGCTGGCTGAGCATGAATTTCGTGCTGATGCTCTGGCTGCTGTGGGCGGCGGTGCGATTCGGAACCGAGGGGGTTACTCTTGCCGCCATGATTATGGCGGCATTTGCCGCACGCTCCGTGGCTTTGGGGGTCGGGCCTTTTGTGTTGCCCGGGAGCTCTTTGGAGGACGCAGAGCTGCGTGTGCTTCTCTATCCCGGCGTCGCCAGCCTGGTGTTCCAGTCGATGGCCGGGATTCTCGCGGAACGTGGCCGAGCGCTTGCCGCACTGCGCGAATGGAATGCGAACCTCGACCGGCTCGCCAGCGAGCGGGCGCTGCAATTGGAAAGCGCCTTGGCGGCCATGAGCGATGCGGTGTGCATCTTCGACGCGGATGGCCGGGTCGCGCATTGCAACGACGCATTTCTCCAGTTCCATGGGTTTTGTCACCGCTCGCAGGCCGGAACGACTTTGACGGATTACACCGATTTGCTGGAAGCACGTACGCCGCAGGAGACTGTCCTGCCTTCGGATGATTGGCCCGCGGCGCGGGCGCTCAGAGGGGAAAGCGGCTTCGACGAAGAGTTGCAGGTAACCCGCAAAGGCAGCGGCGAAAGCTGGTTCGCCAGCTTCAATTTTGCGCCCATAAGGGGAAAGGGCGGGGAAATTGCCGGCGCTGTGCTGACCGGCCGCGATGTCTCCGAGCGTCGGAGGCGCGTGCAGGCCCTGCGCAAACTGTCGCTGGCGGTGGAACAGAGTTCCAATTCCGTCATCATCACCGACCTGGCGGGCCACATCGAGTTCGTGAACGAGACCTTCGTGCGCAACTCCGGGTACACACGGGAAGAGGCGTTGGGCAAGACTCCCAGCTTGGTCAACTCGGGTCTGACGCCACCGGAAACGTTCGCGGCCATGTGGGAAAGCCTACGGCAGGGCCGAGTATGGACCGGGGAGTTCACCAACCGCGCCAAGGATGGGCGCATTTATACGGACGCCGTCTCCGTCTGGCCATTGCGGCAGCCCGACGGCCGAATCACCCATTATGTCGCCGAGCAGATCGACATCACCCGGCAAAAGCTGGAGCGGGCGGAGCTGGAGATATACCGTCAGGGCCTGGAAAAATTGGTGGAGGAGCGCACCGCCGCACTGCAAACGGCGCTGCACGATCTGGAAGCCAGCGAGGAAAATGCCCGGCGCGTGATGGAGTGGGTTTCCGCCATCATCCTTATCGCCGATCATGCGGGACGATTCGTCTATGCCAACCCGGCCGGCCTGCTCGCCCTGGGGTATTCCCTGGACGAACTGCACGGCATGCAAATCGCCGAACTGGTGGGGGACGGCGACCGCCCGGAATTGTATGCATACCTGGCGGCCATGGAGCGCGGGGAGAACCAGGTACGCACCTGGACCCTGAAGCACAAGGACGGACGCGAGATTCCTTTCCAGCTTAATACCCAGCAGCTTCCCGACAGCCGCTATATCGCCATCGGTTACGACCGTTCCCGGGAACTGGCGGCGGAACTGCAACTGCGTCTGGCCGCCAGCGTGTTCGAGAACTCCTGCGAGGGCATCCTGATTACCGACGCCGAAGGCACCATCATCGACGTCAATCAGGCTTTCGTTTCGCTCACCGGCTATTCCCGGTACGAAGCCATCGGCCAGAACGCCCGCTTGCTCAGTTCCGGTCGTCACGATAAGGCCTTCTTCAGTGCCATGCGCGAATCGTGCCGGGAGCGGGGATACTGGGTCGGTGAATTATGGAACCGCTGCAAGGATGGCCGCGTCGTACGCCACATGATGACCATCAGCGCCGTGCAGGAGGCGGGCCATATCTCGCGGCTCATCGGCCTTTTCACCGACATCACGGAGAAAGCCGAGGCCGAATTGCGCTTGCAGCAGAGCGAGGAAAGGCTGCGCCTGACCACCGAGTCCCTGGGAATCGGTCTTTGGTACTGGAAGCCGCGCGACGGCGTGCTGGAGGGCAACAAGCGCTGCTGGCGCCTGTTTGGACACGACGCTGGCTGGAGACCCCGGTTCAAGGACATCCTCAAGGCGATCCATCCGAAGGACCGGCGCCAGGTGGGCAGGGAACTGCTGCAGTCGACACGGTCGGCGCGAACCTTCAACCAGGAGTTCCGTGTGCTCAGGTCCAACGGCACGGTTGTCTGGCTCAGCGCTATGGGCACGACCTATTGCAACAGCCTGGGTCCCGAGATTCAGATGATGGGTATCTGCATGGACATCAGCGGGCGCAAGTCCGCTGAGATCCTCCTGAAGACACAACACGAATCCCTGGAGGCCAGCGACCGGCAGAAGGACGCCTTCATCGCCATGCTGTCCCACGAGATCCGCAATCCGCTGGCGGCGATCAATAATGCTATGGCGGTGCTGCGCCGCTCGGCCAAGCAGGACCCGACCGTGCAATGGACCGAGCATACGGTGACCGGCCAGTTGCAACAGCTCAACCGCCTGGTGGGCGATCTGCTGGATGTGTCGCGCATCGCCCAGGGCAAGCTGGAATTCAAGCGCAGCCGGTTTGCTGCCAGCGAGCTCATGCAGCAGGCGGTGGCCATCAGCCAGCCAGTGATCGACCGCCTGGGCCAGCGCCTGCACATTCATGCCGTTATCGAGGGCCTCTACCTGGAAGGCGATATGGCGCGACTGGTTCAAGTATTCGACAACCTGCTGCAGAATGCCGCCAAATACACGCCGGCCCACGGCGAAATCTGGGTGCGCGCCGAGGCTGTGGAAGGTGAGTTCGTGCTGAGCGTCCGTGATAGCGGCATCGGCATAGAAGCGGAATTGCTGCCGCGCATCTTCGAGCCCTTTGTTCAAGGCAAACACCTGCCTGACCACGCCGATTCCGGCATGGGGATCGGTCTGGCGCTGGCGAAGCGTCTGGTGCAACTGCATGGCGGCAGCATTCGCGCCGAAAGTCCGGGGCCGGGGCAGGGCAGCACGGTTACTGTGCACCTGCCCCTGGCTGGCCAGCGTACCACGCCGAGGCGTCAGCCCGCGCTCGTTACCCCGTGTCCGACCGAGGAAAGCCGGGCACTTAAGGTCCTGGTGGTGGACGATATCCCGTCCGTAGCCGATTCCTTCGGCATGCTGCTCGAACTGATTGGTCACCAGGTCCGAATCGCCAACAGCGGTGGCGAAGCCGTGCAGCGGGTGCAGGAGAGCAGGCCGGACGTGGTCTTCCTCGATATCGGCCTGCCGGATATGACCGGCTTCGACGCATTCAGCAGGATACGGGAGCTGCCTGGCGGCGCCGACCTGCCGGTGGTTGCGCTCACCGGTTTCGGTCAGGCGCAGGATCTCAAACGCACCGCGGAAGCGGGGTTCTTTGGTCATCTGGTCAAGCCTGCCGACCCGGACGAGGTGGAAGCTCTGCTGCGCGGGCTGGGAGGCAAGCCCTTGGAAGAATTTGAAAAAATGTAA
- a CDS encoding response regulator transcription factor, which yields MNAETPYVYIVDDDPELCRALAWLFRVEGIETKVYHSAEAFLTHCLSGMAGCVVMDVRLTGMSGLEAQHWLVEHGIEIPIVFISGHGDVPTTRQAFLSGAVDFIQKPYEPEELLAQVRNALASAQVCQESRRARRSLKERYDSLTAREKEIMLLVGHGLSSKQIANSLGISSRTVEVHRGHLMEKMEAESLPQLVLMICDLGLLNPSDASRLNQGKSA from the coding sequence ATGAACGCCGAAACACCGTATGTCTACATAGTTGATGACGATCCTGAGCTATGCCGCGCCCTGGCCTGGCTGTTCCGGGTCGAAGGCATCGAAACCAAGGTCTATCATTCGGCTGAAGCCTTCCTGACCCACTGCCTCAGCGGCATGGCCGGTTGCGTGGTGATGGACGTGCGCCTTACCGGCATGTCCGGGCTGGAGGCACAGCACTGGCTGGTTGAACACGGCATCGAGATACCTATTGTCTTCATCTCCGGCCACGGCGACGTACCCACCACCCGGCAAGCCTTCCTTTCCGGCGCCGTGGACTTCATACAGAAGCCCTATGAGCCGGAGGAATTGCTCGCCCAGGTCCGCAATGCCCTCGCCAGCGCCCAAGTGTGCCAGGAAAGCCGCCGGGCTCGGAGATCACTGAAGGAGCGCTATGACAGCCTCACCGCGCGCGAGAAGGAGATCATGCTGCTGGTAGGCCACGGGCTGTCATCCAAGCAAATCGCCAATTCCCTTGGAATCAGTTCGCGTACCGTCGAGGTGCACCGCGGACACCTGATGGAAAAAATGGAAGCCGAGAGCCTGCCCCAACTGGTGTTGATGATCTGCGATCTGGGCCTGCTGAATCCCAGCGACGCATCCCGCCTCAACCAGGGCAAGAGTGCATGA
- a CDS encoding PAS domain-containing sensor histidine kinase encodes MQNVIADTAIECGDFLYAAIESLPHLAWLCDAKGNCFYANRPFSEYCRSALGEKARLNWLDLISRDDEAKTVEQWMDAAPSGAPFARELRLRDRSGAMRWFGVDVVPVLEPGGGVRFWFGLGIDLTAKKRGEADALASQIGLDAALAHNVANLTVSAMAHDLNQPLAAAGTYASVAMRLLRSKVTDRDTFEHALEQVIREIRRAGRMFKDFSEGIPIEPPGMECCDLGQLAQDAVVKLREKETLDALQVSVTSLGIVGTVMANRVWLERSLHALIRLRAPPASETDAAPRDVVVSVTPSADGMCGQITIQHRSAPLDDNTIRTLFKPHYSFKSGKVGLELALHRALITAQGGEFWTEPNRHEGPAYCITLPLAACAGAERAQCSG; translated from the coding sequence ATGCAAAATGTCATTGCTGATACTGCAATTGAGTGCGGCGACTTCCTATACGCCGCGATCGAATCTTTGCCTCACTTGGCTTGGTTGTGCGACGCCAAGGGGAACTGCTTCTACGCTAACCGGCCATTTTCCGAATATTGCCGTAGCGCGCTGGGAGAAAAGGCGCGGCTTAACTGGCTGGACCTGATCAGTCGGGACGATGAGGCCAAAACGGTCGAACAGTGGATGGATGCAGCGCCCAGCGGCGCACCTTTCGCGCGCGAACTGCGACTGCGCGACCGCAGTGGCGCGATGCGCTGGTTTGGCGTCGATGTGGTCCCTGTGCTCGAACCCGGCGGCGGCGTGCGCTTCTGGTTTGGGCTCGGCATCGACCTGACGGCGAAAAAGCGGGGCGAGGCGGACGCCCTGGCCAGCCAGATCGGCCTCGACGCAGCCCTCGCCCATAACGTGGCGAACCTCACGGTCTCGGCCATGGCGCACGACCTGAACCAACCGTTGGCAGCGGCGGGAACCTATGCCAGCGTCGCCATGCGTTTACTGCGCAGCAAGGTGACCGACCGCGACACGTTCGAGCACGCCCTGGAGCAAGTCATCCGGGAAATCCGGCGCGCGGGACGGATGTTCAAGGATTTCTCCGAAGGAATTCCCATCGAGCCGCCCGGCATGGAATGCTGCGACCTAGGGCAACTCGCACAAGATGCCGTCGTCAAGTTGCGGGAGAAGGAGACGCTTGACGCACTGCAAGTGTCGGTGACATCCCTTGGAATTGTGGGGACCGTCATGGCCAACCGGGTATGGCTGGAGCGAAGCCTGCATGCCCTGATACGACTGCGCGCCCCGCCCGCTTCCGAAACGGATGCTGCCCCAAGGGATGTGGTGGTCTCCGTCACGCCGTCCGCCGACGGCATGTGTGGACAGATCACGATCCAGCACCGGAGCGCGCCCCTGGACGATAACACCATACGCACCCTGTTCAAGCCGCACTATTCATTCAAATCGGGCAAGGTGGGACTAGAGCTTGCCCTCCATCGCGCCCTCATCACGGCTCAGGGCGGCGAATTCTGGACCGAACCCAACCGCCACGAAGGCCCCGCCTACTGTATCACCCTCCCATTGGCGGCCTGCGCGGGAGCAGAACGGGCTCAGTGTTCCGGTTAG
- a CDS encoding diguanylate cyclase domain-containing protein: MTSNTPPQNALGLPPCALLVVDASARIRLCNEAAARMLGAVGAAIVGEPAAQLLPDIPWAELLHRGGARSCEVRVEGSPAAALTAICEAQQWDGQPALMIELRSRIGGETAPPGPDLERFQARAERSDNGVCVTDREGRIVYANTVLALQTGYALTEIIGSTPRLFRSGEHPPAFYAKLWETLEQGREFCAVFINRRKSGELYYEKKRIRPFIGPNNRVTHYVATGRDISQNLLVLEKLEYLANHDSLTGLPNRSLFRDRLHREFIHAGRYGGGFAVCYVDVDQLKPINDLYGHAAGDSLLLGVSRTLSGHLRKEDTVARLGGDEFGLILKDVATVEGVRKVLSGLMRTFKSPQCCEADLIHASMSVSIGVALFPRDGGDEVSLMTRADQAMYRAKASGGGRFRFFSRRLDARKCPAPGVSDEMAESSGPSRRRLGLAKDSLNPDLLYYLNLIDSSV, from the coding sequence GTGACTTCTAACACGCCGCCCCAGAATGCCTTGGGATTGCCCCCCTGCGCCTTGCTCGTGGTAGACGCCAGCGCGCGGATCAGGCTCTGCAACGAAGCGGCCGCCCGAATGCTCGGCGCGGTCGGCGCGGCTATCGTTGGGGAGCCAGCTGCGCAATTACTGCCGGATATTCCCTGGGCGGAATTGCTGCACCGCGGCGGCGCGCGGAGTTGCGAGGTTCGCGTAGAGGGATCTCCTGCTGCGGCGCTGACCGCCATTTGCGAGGCGCAGCAATGGGATGGGCAGCCGGCGCTGATGATCGAGCTGCGCTCGAGGATTGGTGGCGAAACGGCACCTCCTGGCCCGGACCTGGAGCGTTTTCAGGCGCGGGCGGAGCGCAGCGACAACGGCGTGTGCGTCACGGACCGGGAGGGCCGGATCGTTTATGCCAATACCGTCTTGGCGCTGCAGACCGGATACGCCCTGACCGAAATCATTGGCAGCACCCCGCGCCTTTTCCGTTCCGGAGAACATCCGCCAGCTTTCTACGCCAAGCTGTGGGAAACCCTGGAACAGGGGCGGGAGTTCTGCGCCGTGTTCATTAACCGGCGTAAGAGCGGGGAACTTTACTACGAGAAAAAGCGCATCAGGCCGTTCATCGGCCCCAATAACCGAGTGACCCACTATGTGGCGACAGGCCGGGATATCAGCCAGAACCTGCTGGTCCTGGAGAAGCTGGAGTACCTGGCGAACCACGACAGCCTGACGGGGCTGCCCAACCGCTCCCTGTTCCGCGACCGGCTCCACCGCGAATTCATTCACGCAGGTCGTTATGGCGGCGGGTTCGCGGTTTGCTATGTGGATGTGGATCAACTCAAGCCGATCAATGACCTGTACGGCCATGCCGCAGGGGATTCGCTCTTGCTCGGCGTGAGTCGAACCCTCAGCGGGCACCTGCGCAAGGAGGATACGGTGGCGCGCCTGGGCGGCGATGAGTTCGGGTTGATCCTCAAGGACGTTGCCACCGTCGAGGGCGTCCGCAAGGTGCTCTCCGGATTGATGCGCACATTCAAGTCACCTCAATGCTGCGAAGCTGACCTGATTCATGCGTCCATGTCGGTGAGCATCGGGGTGGCACTGTTTCCGCGCGACGGAGGGGATGAGGTCAGCCTGATGACGCGAGCAGACCAGGCCATGTACCGTGCGAAGGCATCCGGCGGCGGCCGGTTCCGCTTTTTCAGCCGGAGGCTGGACGCGCGGAAATGCCCGGCACCGGGTGTGTCCGACGAGATGGCGGAAAGCAGCGGGCCGAGCCGCCGCAGGCTTGGGCTGGCCAAAGACTCCCTCAACCCGGACCTGCTGTATTACCTGAATCTGATCGATTCCTCTGTGTGA